In Cystobacter fuscus DSM 2262, a single window of DNA contains:
- a CDS encoding response regulator produces MSSTNPPIRILIVDDHPLLREGLSSMIAGQSDMMLVAEAENGEQALQAFRNHLPDITLMDVQMPTMNGIDAITAIRTEFPTAKIIVLTTYKGDMQALRAIKAGASGYLLKSMLRKELVDTIRSVHAGRRRIAADIATEMAEHVADDELTARECDVLRLVASGSANKEVAARMGISEETVKTHMKNVLTKLGAKDRTHAVVVALKRGIIDI; encoded by the coding sequence ATGAGCTCCACGAACCCGCCCATTCGCATCCTGATTGTCGACGACCATCCGCTGCTGCGCGAGGGGCTCAGCAGCATGATCGCCGGACAATCGGACATGATGCTGGTCGCCGAGGCGGAGAATGGAGAGCAGGCCCTGCAAGCCTTCCGCAACCATCTGCCAGACATCACGCTGATGGACGTGCAGATGCCCACGATGAATGGCATCGATGCGATCACGGCGATCCGCACCGAGTTCCCCACCGCGAAAATCATCGTCCTGACGACCTACAAGGGCGACATGCAGGCGTTGCGCGCCATCAAGGCTGGCGCATCCGGATATCTGCTCAAGAGCATGTTGCGCAAGGAGCTGGTGGACACCATCCGCAGCGTGCATGCGGGACGGCGCCGCATCGCCGCGGACATCGCCACCGAGATGGCCGAGCACGTGGCGGACGACGAATTGACGGCACGGGAATGTGATGTCCTGCGCCTCGTTGCCAGCGGCAGCGCCAACAAGGAAGTCGCCGCCCGGATGGGCATCTCCGAGGAGACGGTCAAGACCCACATGAAGAACGTCCTGACCAAGCTCGGTGCCAAGGACAGGACGCATGCGGTGGTCGTTGCGCTGAAGCGGGGAATCATCGATATCTGA